Proteins encoded by one window of bacterium:
- the kdpF gene encoding K(+)-transporting ATPase subunit F gives MSFAIAGVIALALLVYLVYAMFNPEKFK, from the coding sequence ATGTCGTTCGCGATTGCTGGTGTCATAGCACTGGCGCTTCTGGTGTATCTCGTGTATGCCATGTTTAATCCGGAGAAATTCAAGTGA
- a CDS encoding ABC transporter ATP-binding protein: MSAYAFDLRAVDKSYQHFKLDSLSLNLPTGCIMGFIGPNGAGKSTTIRILMGLVRHDSGEVEVLGKAMPAHQHAVKLDVGFVSEDMRLYAGASIRWHMDFVASIYKSWDKGHAEKLLKRFDLKPDQKVKGLSRGQAVKTSLLLVLARHPRLLILDEPTTGLDPVVRQEVLSELMEVVRNEEHTILMSSHNTQDVEQISDKIALIYGGKILDSDDKESFLERWRRIRLEVDPQTAIPVRSGCDMLSRSGRTAILTTGQYSEGLIADLKETKATVLEIQRMTLEEIFLARIEMVKKEAV, translated from the coding sequence ATGAGTGCATATGCTTTTGATCTTCGAGCGGTAGACAAGTCCTACCAGCATTTTAAGCTGGACAGTCTCTCCTTGAACCTTCCCACCGGCTGCATCATGGGATTCATCGGGCCGAACGGTGCTGGAAAATCGACCACCATCCGCATTCTCATGGGACTGGTCCGTCATGATTCCGGCGAAGTTGAAGTTCTGGGCAAGGCGATGCCAGCACATCAACATGCGGTGAAGCTCGATGTTGGATTTGTCTCTGAAGATATGCGCCTCTATGCCGGAGCCAGCATTCGTTGGCATATGGATTTTGTCGCGTCGATCTATAAATCCTGGGATAAGGGACATGCCGAGAAACTACTCAAGCGATTTGATCTAAAGCCGGATCAGAAGGTCAAGGGATTATCCCGAGGGCAGGCCGTCAAAACTTCCCTGCTGTTGGTCCTGGCACGTCACCCCAGATTGCTGATCCTCGACGAACCGACCACAGGACTTGATCCGGTCGTCCGACAGGAAGTTCTGTCAGAATTGATGGAGGTTGTGCGCAATGAAGAACATACGATCCTGATGTCTTCACACAACACACAGGATGTCGAGCAGATCTCTGATAAGATCGCCCTCATCTATGGCGGAAAGATCCTGGATTCGGACGACAAAGAGTCCTTCCTAGAGCGATGGCGGCGCATTCGGCTTGAAGTCGATCCACAAACGGCCATTCCTGTACGGAGCGGCTGTGACATGCTCTCGCGGAGCGGGAGAACCGCTATCCTCACCACCGGCCAGTACTCGGAAGGACTGATTGCCGACCTAAAAGAAACCAAAGCTACAGTACTTGAAATTCAACGAATGACCCTGGAAGAGATCTTTCTCGCTCGGATCGAGATGGTCAAGAAGGAAGCAGTCTGA
- a CDS encoding cysteine synthase family protein, protein MSRGERYENILDAIGHTPLVKLNRIITGGPCEVYAKLEFLNPSGSIKDRVAKHMILKAEKDGRIKPGDTIIENSSGNMAMGLALIAIQRGYRLKVVVRDTISKEKLSQLLALGVDVVKADTSLPPESPDSYNNITPRLAKEMAHCYFPDQHNNRENNEAHYYSTGPEIWEQMEGRIDYLVAGMGTGGTMGGVGRFLKEKDSKIRTIAVDIEGSVYTEFFRSKRMVKPAPYLMEGLGDEFIVGCADFSVVDEVIQASDRDGFNHARRLAREEGLLVGGSSGAAIWAVMELTRKLNKPARIVTVFPDGASRYLSNVFNDDWMKEKGML, encoded by the coding sequence ATGTCACGAGGCGAGCGATACGAAAATATCCTGGATGCGATAGGTCACACCCCGCTGGTGAAACTGAATCGGATCATCACCGGTGGACCATGCGAGGTGTACGCCAAGCTGGAGTTCCTCAACCCTTCCGGGAGTATCAAGGATAGAGTCGCCAAGCACATGATCCTGAAGGCGGAGAAGGATGGCCGGATCAAGCCGGGGGATACCATTATCGAAAACTCCTCGGGGAATATGGCGATGGGGCTGGCCTTGATCGCCATACAGCGTGGCTATCGCCTCAAAGTGGTGGTGCGCGACACGATCAGCAAAGAGAAGCTGAGCCAGCTCCTGGCTCTGGGAGTTGATGTCGTCAAAGCGGATACCTCGCTTCCTCCCGAATCACCCGATTCGTACAACAATATCACCCCGCGTCTCGCCAAAGAAATGGCGCATTGCTATTTCCCGGATCAACACAACAATCGTGAGAATAACGAAGCCCACTACTATTCCACCGGGCCGGAGATTTGGGAGCAGATGGAAGGGCGCATCGACTACCTGGTCGCGGGGATGGGGACCGGCGGCACAATGGGTGGCGTGGGTCGCTTCCTGAAAGAGAAGGATTCCAAAATTCGAACGATCGCGGTGGATATCGAGGGTTCAGTTTACACGGAGTTCTTCCGTTCAAAGCGGATGGTCAAGCCGGCGCCGTACTTAATGGAGGGGTTGGGGGATGAGTTCATTGTCGGTTGCGCCGATTTTTCGGTGGTCGATGAAGTCATACAGGCATCGGATCGCGATGGTTTCAATCACGCCCGTCGATTGGCTCGCGAGGAAGGGTTATTGGTTGGTGGATCAAGTGGCGCTGCAATCTGGGCTGTCATGGAACTGACTCGCAAACTGAACAAGCCGGCGCGGATCGTCACCGTCTTTCCCGATGGCGCCTCCCGCTATCTCAGTAATGTCTTCAACGATGACTGGATGAAAGAGAAGGGGATGCTCTGA
- a CDS encoding ABC transporter permease subunit, which translates to MDRFIIQKLIGKDWYLHRVAIGLLLGGAILGGICAAIPGNTGVSIGVSLSMCVLIALTFYLPLTTVIGERTDKTLPFLMSLPVTPAEYTLSKILANLLLYLVPWTVAALNFSLVFREGSAAGVPAGYVNVLLIGFFVVFMFVLGFAIIFESMGWTIALIVILMFLLGNVATQIVPRIPGAKQFLMNVGQRGPEYYWTIAIELLLMAVLIGVTFFVQSRKRDFL; encoded by the coding sequence ATGGATAGATTCATCATTCAGAAACTGATCGGCAAAGACTGGTACCTGCATCGCGTGGCGATCGGTCTGCTGCTGGGCGGTGCGATCCTTGGCGGGATCTGTGCGGCCATTCCCGGAAACACCGGCGTTTCGATCGGCGTGAGTCTATCGATGTGCGTGTTGATCGCGCTGACATTTTATTTACCGCTGACGACCGTGATCGGCGAGCGAACCGACAAAACATTACCGTTTCTGATGAGCCTCCCTGTCACACCGGCGGAATATACGCTCTCCAAGATCCTGGCCAATCTGCTTCTCTATCTGGTTCCATGGACCGTGGCAGCGCTGAATTTCTCACTCGTTTTTCGCGAAGGAAGCGCGGCCGGAGTCCCTGCCGGATATGTGAATGTCCTGTTGATCGGCTTTTTTGTCGTCTTCATGTTTGTGCTGGGGTTTGCGATCATTTTCGAGTCGATGGGCTGGACGATCGCGCTGATCGTCATCCTGATGTTTCTTTTGGGGAATGTGGCGACCCAGATCGTCCCCCGCATACCGGGAGCAAAACAGTTTTTGATGAATGTTGGCCAGCGTGGGCCGGAGTATTACTGGACGATCGCCATCGAGCTACTGCTCATGGCCGTGCTGATCGGCGTGACTTTTTTCGTCCAGTCAAGGAAGCGGGATTTCTTGTGA
- a CDS encoding GntR family transcriptional regulator, which yields MYLQIVDQVKQRVASGDWAPGQEIPSIRGLAADLKVSVITVKRAYAELEQAGIIVTNQGKGSCIADSVPDLGSRMQEEELYRHLRAAAELALALGWSARDIAEALRNVQQQAKQEK from the coding sequence ATGTACCTGCAAATCGTCGATCAGGTGAAGCAGCGCGTCGCTTCAGGTGATTGGGCGCCGGGACAGGAGATCCCTTCCATTCGCGGATTGGCGGCTGATCTGAAGGTGAGCGTCATCACGGTGAAGCGCGCCTATGCGGAATTAGAACAGGCGGGGATCATTGTCACCAATCAAGGAAAAGGTTCTTGTATTGCGGACAGCGTGCCTGATCTCGGTAGCCGCATGCAAGAAGAAGAACTATATCGCCATTTGCGTGCAGCTGCGGAGCTCGCGCTGGCGTTGGGGTGGAGTGCGCGCGATATCGCCGAGGCCTTGAGAAACGTGCAGCAACAGGCAAAACAGGAGAAGTAG